One genomic region from Ptychodera flava strain L36383 chromosome 14, AS_Pfla_20210202, whole genome shotgun sequence encodes:
- the LOC139149710 gene encoding thyrostimulin alpha-2 subunit-like, with the protein MKIQEIVGLTIIFILSVLIWRIECQPVPYWQQPGCHLVGYVKKVRVPECHEEQVRMNACRGYCTSYSYLSSPETLEASGGTHVFTAKGSCCTIERTHDVAVTLQCLNGRTYRDIFKSAASCVCGICDRD; encoded by the exons ATGAAAATTCAAGAAATCGTTGGATTAACGATAATCTTCATTTTATCTGTATTAATATGGAGAATAGAATGTCAACCCGTCCCTTACTGGCAACAGCCGGGCTGCCATCTTGTAG GCTACGTCAAAAAAGTGCGGGTTCCAGAATGCCACGAGGAGCAAGTTAGAATGAACGCATGCCGCGGATATTGTACTTCCTATTCTTATCTATCATCTCCAGAGACTCTCGAAGCGTCCGGAGGAACCCACGTTTTTACAGCCAAAGGCTCATGTTGTACGATTGAACGAACGCACGAT GTTGCCGTCACGTTGCAGTGTCTTAATGGACGAACCTATCGGGATATCTTCAAATCGGCTGCATCGTGCGTGTGCGGGATTTGCGATAGAGATTAG